A region of Vitis vinifera cultivar Pinot Noir 40024 chromosome 13, ASM3070453v1 DNA encodes the following proteins:
- the LOC100242817 gene encoding methylsterol monooxygenase 2-2 — translation MRTCVGLWNSSTHGQSVRNYDYPLCDGVVVFHNSFTCLLCLWEQFSLVPMASILESAWQYLITHFSDFQLACLGSFFLHESVFFLSGLPFIYLERLGYLSKYKIQTKNNTPAAQNKCITRLLLYHFGVNLPVMIFSYPVFRYMGMQSSLPLPSWKVILTQILFYFILEDFVFYWGHRILHTKWLYKHVHSIHHEYATPFGLTSEYAHPAEILFLGFATILGPAITGPHLFTLWLWMVVRVLETVEAHCGYHFPFSLSNFIPLYGGANFHDYHHRVLYTKSGNYSSTFVYMDWIFGTDKGYRKLQALKRYEAEASNNQTSREK, via the exons ATGAGAACGTGTGTTGGGCTTTGGAACAGCTCCACACATGGACAGTCTGTCAGAAACTATGACTACCCCCTTTGTGATGGGGTTGTCGTGTTCCATAACTCTTTCACTTGTTTGCTGTGCCTTTGGGAGCAATTCTCACTGGTTCCCATGGCGTCCATCCTCGAATCTGCCTGGCAG TATCTGATCACTCACTTCAGTGATTTTCAGTTGGCTTGTCTGGGAAGTTTCTTTCTTCATGAAAGTGTCTTTTTCTTGTCGGGTCTTCCATTCATATATCTTGAGAGGTTAGGTTACCTGAGCAAGTACAAAATCCAG ACGAAGAATAACACTCCTGCTGCTCAGAATAAATGTATCACTCGTCTATTGCTCTATCATTTTGGTGTAAACTTACCAGTTATGATTTTTTCTTATCCTGTCTTCAGATACATGGGCATGCAAAGTAGTCTGCCATTGCCATCCTG GAAAGTGATCCTGACGCAAATACTCTTCTACTTCATCCTAGAGGACTTTGTTTTCTATTGGGGGCACAGGATTTTACATACAAAATGGTTATACAAGCATGTGCACAGTATCCATcatga GTATGCCACACCATTTGGATTGACTTCTGAATATGCTCATCCTGCTGAGATACTGTTCCTTGGCTTTGCAACTATTCTAGGCCCTGCTATCACTGGACCTCATTTGTTTACCCTGTGGCTATGGATGGTAGTGAGAGTGCTGGAGACTGTTGAGGCTCATTGTGGATACCATTTTCCATTTAGCCTTTCAAATTTTATCCCTTTGTATGGAGG TGCTAATTTTCATGATTATCATCACCGCGTGCTGTACACCAAGTCTGGGAACTACTCATCAACTTTTGTTTATATGGACTG